From a single Anaerolineales bacterium genomic region:
- a CDS encoding biotin/lipoate A/B protein ligase family protein — translation MTTWRLLHTPPSTGAWNMAVDESILEHIHRGESKPTLRLYSWNPPCLSLGYAQSLKDVDIERLKFRGWDVVRRVTGGRAILHTDELTYSVTGPADDPILTGGVLESYNRLSRALLFAVRELGLPVEVKEHAQQANSQNLNPVCFEVPSTYEITVNGKKLIGSAQARKKEGVLQHGSLPLMGDLTRICDALVFDDESARETAKERLLARAATVESALGVEKAWETAAQAFVRGFEAELGIQFERGEMSPSEIQRAEELVKEKYAHASWTERL, via the coding sequence ATGACAACCTGGCGCTTACTTCACACTCCCCCATCCACGGGCGCATGGAATATGGCAGTGGATGAGTCCATTCTTGAGCATATTCATCGCGGCGAATCAAAGCCGACACTGCGTTTATATTCTTGGAATCCGCCCTGTCTCTCGCTTGGCTACGCGCAGTCACTCAAAGATGTGGACATTGAGCGACTCAAGTTCCGAGGCTGGGATGTCGTCCGCCGCGTGACGGGGGGACGGGCGATCCTGCACACAGACGAATTAACCTACTCTGTGACCGGTCCCGCGGATGACCCGATCCTTACGGGCGGCGTGTTGGAGTCGTACAACCGTTTGTCGCGGGCATTGTTATTCGCGGTGCGCGAGTTAGGGTTGCCCGTGGAGGTGAAAGAACATGCGCAACAGGCAAATTCGCAAAATTTGAATCCAGTTTGTTTTGAAGTGCCATCCACGTATGAAATTACGGTGAATGGAAAGAAACTCATCGGTTCGGCGCAGGCGCGGAAGAAGGAAGGCGTTTTGCAACACGGCTCACTCCCGTTGATGGGCGACCTGACCCGCATTTGCGATGCGCTTGTGTTCGACGATGAGTCCGCGCGGGAGACGGCAAAGGAAAGACTGCTCGCGCGGGCGGCGACAGTTGAGTCCGCTTTGGGTGTGGAAAAGGCTTGGGAAACCGCCGCACAGGCTTTCGTCCGAGGGTTTGAAGCGGAATTGGGAATCCAGTTCGAGCGTGGAGAAATGTCTCCATCTGAAATCCAAAGAGCGGAAGAACTCGTCAAGGAAAAATACGCGCACGCCTCATGGACGGAGCGGCTATGA
- a CDS encoding dihydrodipicolinate synthase family protein, translating to MTDLHPLAGVYAAAVTPLKADASSFDFESIPAFMHFLADRGCHGALFFGTTGEGPSFSPKEREAFMRSVRAYRQQLRGFKLLAGTGTPSLSETIELTKLAFELGYDGTVVLPPYYFRKVSDDGLFGWFSELIEKAVPEGKYLLGYHIPPMTGIGFSLELLERLKTKFPNQFAGIKDSSHDKEFAAAVGQRFGRELLVLNGTDAYFHHALGNNAQGAITAPANLISDNLRQVWDLFQEGKDPSEVQAKVTEQRHFLEQFAPIAPLLKGLLHKIHGLPRWSVSSPLEEIDEKILEDAAEMFSKIS from the coding sequence ATGACTGACCTACACCCTCTGGCAGGAGTCTACGCCGCGGCTGTGACTCCCCTAAAAGCAGACGCATCCTCCTTTGACTTCGAGTCGATTCCCGCCTTCATGCATTTCCTCGCTGACAGGGGATGCCACGGCGCGCTGTTCTTCGGCACCACCGGCGAGGGACCATCCTTCTCACCAAAGGAACGCGAGGCATTCATGCGCTCCGTACGCGCCTACCGCCAGCAACTGCGCGGATTCAAACTGTTGGCAGGCACGGGCACGCCCAGCCTGAGCGAAACCATCGAGTTGACCAAACTCGCCTTCGAACTTGGCTATGACGGGACGGTCGTCCTGCCGCCATATTATTTCCGCAAAGTGAGCGATGACGGCTTGTTCGGCTGGTTCAGCGAACTGATCGAAAAAGCCGTGCCGGAAGGAAAATACCTGCTCGGCTATCACATCCCGCCCATGACGGGCATCGGCTTTTCGCTGGAACTGCTCGAACGACTCAAAACAAAATTCCCAAATCAATTTGCAGGCATCAAAGACTCATCGCACGATAAAGAATTTGCGGCTGCCGTCGGTCAGCGCTTCGGCAGGGAATTGCTCGTCTTAAACGGCACGGACGCCTACTTCCACCACGCGTTGGGGAACAACGCGCAAGGCGCCATCACCGCGCCCGCAAATCTGATCTCTGACAATCTGCGCCAAGTCTGGGATTTGTTTCAAGAAGGCAAAGACCCATCCGAAGTTCAAGCAAAGGTCACGGAACAGCGGCATTTCCTTGAACAATTCGCTCCCATCGCCCCGCTCTTGAAGGGACTGCTTCATAAGATACACGGTCTTCCGCGCTGGTCGGTCAGCTCTCCGCTGGAGGAGATAGACGAGAAAATACTGGAAGACGCGGCGGAGATGTTTTCGAAGATTTCGTAA
- a CDS encoding metallophosphoesterase: MKILALSDQTVDRVYTLTASRHFQNVDIILGCGDMPYTYLEYIVTMLNVPMYYVPGNHDPQFDLRDARSKAEGGSNLDLKTVQCKNALIGGFGGCIRYRPNGTNQYTQSEAYWRAYWMLPQLVINRIRHGRALDILISHSPPSGIHDDTDLAHQGLKALNWLVRIAKPRYHLHGHTHFYRNNLEDMDTTVGSTRIINVYPYKVLDI; the protein is encoded by the coding sequence GTGAAGATCCTAGCCTTAAGCGACCAAACCGTGGACCGTGTCTATACCCTGACAGCCAGCAGACATTTTCAGAACGTGGATATCATCCTCGGCTGCGGCGATATGCCCTACACCTATCTGGAATACATCGTAACCATGTTGAACGTGCCGATGTATTATGTGCCAGGCAACCACGATCCGCAATTCGACCTGCGCGATGCCCGCTCGAAAGCCGAAGGCGGCTCCAACCTGGACCTGAAAACTGTCCAATGCAAAAATGCCCTGATCGGCGGCTTCGGCGGCTGCATCCGCTACCGACCCAACGGCACAAACCAGTATACCCAATCGGAAGCCTACTGGCGGGCATATTGGATGCTCCCCCAACTGGTGATAAACCGCATCCGCCACGGGCGCGCACTGGATATCCTCATCAGCCATTCGCCGCCATCCGGAATCCATGACGACACGGATCTGGCGCATCAGGGACTCAAAGCTCTGAACTGGCTCGTCCGCATTGCAAAGCCGCGCTATCATCTTCACGGACATACCCATTTTTACCGCAACAACCTCGAAGACATGGATACAACCGTCGGCTCGACAAGAATCATCAACGTCTATCCATACAAAGTACTGGATATATAA
- a CDS encoding serine/threonine-protein kinase, which translates to MTSMGSGSLGDRPNRQQLQSGVTLVNRYNIQDVIGIGGMGSVYRARDLHFPNVVKLVAVKEMLNLAPDPLVRQTIVQNFEREANILATLNHPSIPRIYDYFSHNDHSYLVLEFIHGKDLETVINDANGFLPEDQVISWAIQLCDVLSYLHGHKPDPIIFRDMKPSNVMINHNGDVVLVDFGIAKTFQSGQKGTMIGTEGYSPPEQYRGEATPLADVYSLGATLHHAITRRDPRLEPPFSFSERPVRRINSNVSIEFESVINTALQYNPSDRFPNASAMKDAMMNVARKTGALSKITSALPVSGNGIKPLWSFKCEDEIRGTPTLHQGSLFVGCYDNNLYSLNAADGQFQWKYPTDGGIVSRPTAYENNVFFCSEDQRLHVIGARTGKVVWTYYTEGKIYSSPRIADGHVFFGSEDQHLHAVNVNSGRAVWKFSTDAPIHSTPLVANEMVYFGTEAGSFYALDFRGSLKWRFQGKRAITSSPIHNGQAIYVGSLDGTLYALDAKSGWAIWKFRLGKGTISSPVLADDFIFIGAADGFIYCVDIRTAKEVWRFRTENQVSSSPIVYKDSLYCGSVDGSMYCLEYRTGRLRWKFESQGPITGSPIVFDDIVYFGSTDHHVYALFA; encoded by the coding sequence ATGACCTCCATGGGGTCGGGCTCTTTGGGAGACCGACCGAACCGCCAGCAATTACAGTCTGGTGTAACGCTCGTTAATCGTTACAACATTCAGGATGTGATTGGTATTGGCGGAATGGGGTCGGTGTATCGCGCCCGCGACCTGCACTTTCCGAATGTGGTGAAGCTGGTGGCGGTGAAGGAGATGTTGAACCTTGCGCCAGACCCGTTGGTGCGTCAGACCATCGTTCAGAATTTCGAGCGCGAGGCAAACATTCTTGCCACGCTTAACCATCCGTCCATTCCGCGTATTTACGATTATTTTTCTCATAATGACCACTCCTATCTCGTACTGGAGTTCATTCATGGCAAAGACCTTGAGACAGTGATCAATGACGCCAACGGCTTTTTGCCTGAAGATCAGGTCATTAGCTGGGCGATCCAGCTTTGCGATGTGCTGTCGTATCTGCATGGTCACAAACCGGATCCGATCATCTTCCGTGACATGAAGCCGTCGAATGTGATGATCAACCACAACGGGGATGTGGTGCTGGTGGACTTTGGTATCGCCAAAACGTTTCAATCCGGGCAGAAGGGGACTATGATCGGCACGGAAGGCTACTCTCCTCCGGAACAGTATCGCGGGGAAGCGACTCCTCTGGCGGATGTTTACTCGCTCGGAGCCACCCTCCATCATGCGATCACGCGCCGCGATCCGCGCCTTGAGCCGCCTTTCTCGTTCTCGGAGCGTCCCGTCCGCCGGATCAATTCCAATGTTTCCATTGAATTCGAGTCGGTGATCAATACTGCCCTGCAATACAACCCGTCTGACCGTTTCCCAAATGCCAGCGCAATGAAGGACGCGATGATGAACGTGGCGCGCAAAACGGGCGCGCTCTCCAAGATCACCTCCGCGTTGCCGGTTTCAGGGAACGGGATCAAGCCGCTTTGGTCTTTCAAATGTGAAGATGAAATTCGCGGAACTCCCACATTGCACCAAGGTTCGTTATTCGTCGGTTGCTATGATAACAACCTGTACTCATTAAATGCAGCGGATGGTCAATTTCAATGGAAGTATCCCACGGATGGGGGCATTGTCTCCCGCCCGACAGCCTATGAAAACAATGTTTTCTTCTGCTCCGAGGATCAACGCCTGCATGTGATTGGTGCCCGCACCGGCAAGGTCGTGTGGACGTATTACACCGAGGGGAAGATCTATTCCTCGCCCCGTATTGCGGATGGACATGTTTTTTTCGGCTCGGAAGACCAGCATCTTCATGCAGTCAATGTCAATAGCGGACGTGCAGTCTGGAAATTCTCGACCGATGCGCCGATCCATTCCACGCCGCTGGTGGCGAATGAAATGGTCTATTTTGGCACGGAAGCCGGTTCCTTTTATGCGCTGGATTTCCGCGGATCTCTGAAATGGCGCTTCCAGGGAAAACGTGCGATCACATCCTCGCCGATCCACAACGGACAGGCGATTTATGTCGGTTCGCTGGATGGAACCCTGTATGCCTTGGATGCGAAGAGCGGGTGGGCAATTTGGAAATTCCGGCTTGGAAAAGGGACCATCTCCTCGCCGGTACTTGCGGATGATTTTATTTTCATCGGTGCTGCGGACGGCTTTATCTACTGCGTGGATATACGGACCGCCAAGGAAGTCTGGCGCTTCCGCACGGAAAATCAAGTGAGCAGTTCCCCGATCGTATACAAGGATTCTCTCTACTGCGGCTCGGTGGATGGCAGTATGTATTGCCTTGAGTACCGCACGGGACGCCTGCGCTGGAAATTTGAATCGCAGGGTCCGATCACCGGTTCACCGATTGTGTTTGACGATATTGTATATTTTGGCTCTACAGATCATCACGTCTACGCTCTGTTCGCCTAA
- a CDS encoding protein phosphatase 2C domain-containing protein codes for MADFFKKLFGGKEEKKTEMDAATTAPLTDQQINSIIASQNVKYEMKQLIASVGQSVGKQREHNEDSVLALTSTISGSSENVPFGLYIVADGMGGHQFGEVASNAAIRLIAGNVMKKFHSYLYHLPTQSLQESLQEVMEIAIMEAHQYVQREAPGSGTTVTAALVLGQQMTIAHVGDSRAYSVYPDGRVEALTRDHSLVKRLEELGHLNKDEVDNFPHRNVLIRALGQGETLEADIFTIPFPQGGNLMICSDGLWGVVNEKDIVRIINDAPNLHRASQSLVEAANAAGGPDNITVALINLIG; via the coding sequence GTGGCTGATTTTTTCAAGAAATTATTTGGTGGCAAGGAAGAAAAGAAAACGGAGATGGATGCCGCCACAACGGCGCCTCTCACAGACCAGCAGATCAATTCGATCATTGCAAGTCAGAACGTCAAGTACGAAATGAAGCAATTGATCGCGAGTGTTGGGCAGTCGGTGGGCAAACAGCGCGAACATAACGAGGATAGCGTGCTTGCGCTTACCTCCACAATTTCGGGAAGCTCCGAGAATGTTCCCTTCGGCTTATACATCGTTGCGGACGGCATGGGCGGGCATCAATTCGGTGAGGTGGCAAGCAACGCCGCTATACGTCTCATCGCCGGGAACGTGATGAAAAAGTTTCACTCCTATCTGTATCACCTGCCGACCCAATCGCTTCAGGAATCCCTGCAGGAAGTGATGGAGATCGCGATCATGGAAGCCCATCAATATGTCCAGCGGGAAGCGCCGGGCAGCGGAACGACGGTCACGGCTGCGCTTGTGCTGGGTCAACAGATGACCATTGCGCATGTGGGGGACAGCCGCGCTTATTCCGTTTACCCCGATGGCAGAGTGGAGGCGCTTACGCGCGATCATTCCCTGGTCAAGCGGCTGGAGGAACTGGGTCACTTGAATAAGGACGAAGTGGACAACTTCCCTCACCGCAATGTCTTGATCCGCGCACTGGGGCAGGGCGAAACCCTCGAGGCGGATATCTTCACCATCCCGTTCCCGCAAGGCGGAAATCTCATGATCTGCAGTGATGGACTCTGGGGAGTGGTCAACGAAAAGGATATTGTCCGCATCATTAACGACGCTCCGAACCTGCATCGTGCCAGCCAGAGCCTGGTCGAAGCTGCCAATGCTGCTGGCGGACCCGATAATATAACGGTTGCTCTTATCAACTTAATCGGATAA